One region of Cyanobium sp. M30B3 genomic DNA includes:
- a CDS encoding HEAT repeat domain-containing protein, with amino-acid sequence MPHPPDLDQLFADLAHPNPYIQTRAFTAMVEHWPDEAIPRLIALLDQPDVSLRRASVRGLGAFGARSMQPIAECFSTSSDDTVRASCIKAYAQLASNYAGQAFTEQAMAVLREALDDRSPVVAVAAVMALGQVGRQAVPLLLQVSRGNNPAQGVAAVNALAQIDHPAIEPALQQLLDDPATDDYVRETVSSALIRIEDLKARQYDS; translated from the coding sequence ATGCCACACCCCCCCGATCTCGATCAACTGTTTGCAGATCTTGCCCATCCCAACCCCTACATTCAAACGCGCGCCTTCACGGCTATGGTCGAACACTGGCCAGACGAAGCAATCCCGCGTTTGATCGCGCTCCTGGATCAGCCGGATGTCTCTCTGCGTCGAGCTTCTGTTCGGGGGCTTGGGGCCTTCGGTGCGCGCTCGATGCAGCCGATTGCTGAGTGCTTCAGCACCAGTAGCGATGACACGGTGAGGGCAAGTTGCATTAAAGCCTACGCCCAGTTGGCTTCCAACTACGCAGGTCAAGCGTTTACTGAGCAGGCCATGGCGGTTTTGCGTGAAGCCCTTGATGATCGCTCACCTGTGGTTGCGGTCGCAGCCGTCATGGCGTTAGGTCAGGTGGGTCGCCAAGCGGTGCCTCTCTTGCTGCAGGTGAGTCGCGGTAACAATCCAGCTCAAGGAGTTGCAGCGGTCAATGCGTTGGCACAGATCGATCATCCTGCTATTGAGCCAGCCTTACAGCAGCTGCTTGATGACCCGGCAACTGATGATTACGTGCGGGAGACTGTGAGCTCGGCCCTGATCAGGATCGAGGATCTAAAGGCGCGTCAATACGATAGCTGA
- the cpeA gene encoding class 1 C-phycoerythrin subunit alpha yields the protein MKSVATTVVTAADAAGRFPSQNDLEAVQGNIQRAAARLEAAEKLAEGLDKVTKEAGDACFSKYPYLKQVGEAGENQTKVDKCYRDIAHYLRLINYCLVVGGTGPLDEWGIAGAREVYRTLRLPTAAYVEALTFTRDRACSPRDMSPQALNEFKSYLDYAINALS from the coding sequence ATGAAATCTGTTGCAACCACAGTTGTGACCGCCGCTGATGCCGCTGGTCGCTTCCCCTCCCAGAACGACCTCGAGGCCGTTCAAGGCAACATCCAGCGTGCCGCTGCGCGCCTGGAAGCCGCTGAAAAGCTTGCCGAAGGTCTGGACAAGGTGACCAAGGAGGCAGGCGACGCATGCTTCAGCAAGTACCCCTACCTCAAGCAGGTCGGTGAGGCTGGCGAGAATCAGACCAAGGTGGACAAGTGCTACCGCGACATCGCGCATTACCTGCGTCTGATCAACTACTGCCTCGTGGTTGGCGGTACCGGCCCCCTGGATGAGTGGGGCATCGCAGGCGCTCGCGAGGTCTATCGCACCCTGCGTCTGCCAACGGCTGCCTACGTGGAAGCGCTGACCTTCACGCGCGACCGGGCATGCTCCCCTCGTGACATGAGCCCCCAGGCTCTGAACGAGTTCAAGTCCTACCTGGACTATGCCATCAATGCGCTCTCCTGA
- the cpeB gene encoding class 1 C-phycoerythrin subunit beta, with protein MLDAFSRAVVSADAKTAPIGGGELAALRNYVAEGNKRLDAVNAITSNASCIVSDAVTGMICENTGLIQAGGNCYPNRRMAACLRDGEIVLRYISYALLAGDASVLDDRCLNGLKETYIALGVPLQSAGRAVAIMKASSTAHINETNTSGTNPVETRFRKMETVKGDCSALVAEAASYFDRVIGALS; from the coding sequence ATGCTCGACGCCTTTTCACGCGCTGTCGTCAGCGCCGATGCCAAAACCGCGCCCATCGGTGGCGGTGAGTTGGCCGCTCTCCGTAACTACGTGGCTGAAGGCAACAAGCGCCTCGACGCTGTGAACGCCATCACCAGCAATGCCTCCTGCATCGTGTCCGATGCCGTGACCGGCATGATCTGCGAAAACACCGGCCTGATCCAGGCTGGCGGCAATTGCTATCCGAACCGCCGTATGGCTGCCTGCCTGCGTGATGGCGAGATCGTGCTGCGTTACATCAGCTATGCCCTGCTGGCCGGCGATGCCTCCGTGCTGGATGACCGCTGCCTGAACGGCCTGAAGGAAACCTACATCGCCCTCGGCGTACCCCTGCAATCGGCTGGTCGCGCTGTGGCTATCATGAAGGCCTCTTCCACGGCTCACATCAACGAGACCAACACCAGCGGCACCAATCCTGTTGAGACCCGTTTCCGCAAGATGGAAACCGTGAAGGGTGATTGCTCCGCCTTGGTTGCTGAAGCAGCCTCCTACTTTGATCGCGTGATCGGCGCGCTGAGCTGA
- a CDS encoding phycobiliprotein lyase, translated as MREFLEASRGVWLTRRAVHHLDHQDDESGDSNLVIEPFSCFDPTVEQICQALDIDPGLAAGGARFWWESNLKPLARTEDQAAVVIDIPIEGDPSRGFLVRDKGYVEKQPVLSEYAFSPDGVMTVTTRYDSNVGTERCWFVTDQVRMRVSSVQCLDGVSMTTYCTELRCPSVEDLQAVRASAEALATRLVSLTH; from the coding sequence ATGCGTGAGTTCCTGGAGGCCAGTCGTGGGGTCTGGCTGACTCGTCGAGCTGTCCATCACCTCGACCATCAGGACGACGAATCTGGCGATTCCAACCTCGTGATCGAGCCTTTCAGCTGTTTTGATCCTACCGTGGAGCAGATCTGCCAGGCCCTCGACATTGACCCAGGCCTGGCCGCTGGAGGAGCTCGCTTCTGGTGGGAGAGCAATCTCAAACCCTTGGCCCGAACCGAAGACCAGGCCGCTGTAGTCATTGACATCCCGATCGAAGGCGATCCATCCCGGGGATTCCTAGTGCGGGACAAGGGCTACGTGGAGAAACAGCCGGTGCTCAGTGAATACGCTTTTTCCCCTGATGGCGTGATGACGGTGACGACCCGCTACGACAGCAATGTGGGCACGGAGCGCTGCTGGTTTGTGACAGATCAGGTGCGCATGCGGGTGAGTTCGGTGCAGTGCCTCGATGGTGTGTCAATGACCACCTATTGCACGGAGCTGCGTTGCCCATCTGTTGAGGATCTTCAAGCGGTTCGAGCCAGTGCCGAGGCCCTGGCCACCCGTCTCGTGTCCCTGACCCACTGA
- a CDS encoding 15,16-dihydrobiliverdin:ferredoxin oxidoreductase: protein MFDPFLQELTSRLEASGGHPLPPPDGLAECRSQKQQSVIRSWLWQVPGFRRWRVTRLDAGDSLQVLNSVAYPDFSNDQPLLGIDLLWFGARGKLVAVLDFQPLVQDQDYLDCYYQGLRELITHYPDLHGAEAMRSFDPHQYFSPWLLFCRGGAEQAQGSLPSAFTLFLDCYWQLSAAADHRTSQITAEKVQSLQEDYDVYSAERDPAHGLFTSHFGKAWSDRFLHEFLFPASRQP from the coding sequence ATGTTTGATCCCTTTCTCCAGGAACTGACCAGCAGATTGGAAGCGTCGGGGGGCCATCCCCTGCCACCGCCCGATGGGCTGGCCGAATGTCGATCTCAGAAGCAACAGAGCGTGATTCGAAGCTGGCTGTGGCAGGTGCCAGGATTTCGGCGTTGGCGCGTGACCAGATTGGATGCCGGTGACAGCCTGCAGGTGCTCAATTCTGTGGCTTATCCCGATTTCTCCAATGATCAGCCTTTGCTGGGCATCGATCTTCTCTGGTTTGGTGCCCGCGGAAAACTAGTTGCCGTGCTCGATTTTCAGCCACTGGTCCAAGATCAAGACTACCTGGATTGTTATTATCAAGGGCTACGCGAGCTAATCACTCATTACCCAGATCTACACGGTGCCGAGGCGATGCGCTCCTTTGATCCTCATCAGTATTTTTCACCATGGCTGCTTTTTTGCCGTGGGGGAGCTGAGCAGGCCCAGGGATCACTGCCCAGTGCTTTTACACTCTTTCTTGACTGCTACTGGCAACTCAGCGCTGCAGCCGACCATCGCACTTCACAGATCACCGCTGAGAAGGTTCAAAGCCTGCAGGAGGATTACGACGTGTATAGCGCTGAGCGCGATCCAGCCCACGGACTCTTCACCAGCCACTTTGGCAAGGCCTGGTCTGATCGTTTTCTGCACGAGTTCCTGTTCCCCGCAAGCCGTCAGCCATGA
- a CDS encoding phycoerythrobilin:ferredoxin oxidoreductase: MTSSRSNSLEPVNFSNWRWQPFLEHAVKVLQQFNPIAYPIPQQFLEQSGATGSKAQPVAVHTATWACQTEKLRQVRAACVEAGAAASVLNLVINPSCRYDLPFFGADLVTLPSGHLLALDLQPVDRGDPLHTQPVWNRLLPIFERWKPLLPHGGPIPAEAEPYFSPAFLWARLPLGESSDALISSTLFDAFAEYLNLYVDLVREAQPVAEERSRFLLDGQRRYTHYRAEKDPARGMLSRFHGAEWTEAYIHDVLFDLDRHYPA; encoded by the coding sequence ATGACCTCTTCCCGCTCCAACAGTCTTGAACCCGTCAATTTCTCGAACTGGCGATGGCAGCCCTTCCTGGAGCATGCGGTCAAGGTGCTTCAGCAGTTCAATCCCATCGCTTACCCGATACCCCAACAATTTCTTGAGCAATCCGGAGCTACTGGGTCCAAGGCCCAACCCGTAGCAGTCCACACCGCCACCTGGGCGTGTCAAACCGAGAAATTGCGCCAGGTGAGGGCTGCCTGTGTGGAAGCTGGAGCAGCGGCTTCCGTTCTCAACCTGGTGATCAACCCCAGCTGCCGGTACGACCTGCCGTTCTTCGGCGCCGATCTGGTGACCCTGCCCTCCGGACACCTGCTGGCGTTGGATTTGCAACCGGTCGACCGTGGGGATCCACTTCACACACAGCCTGTCTGGAATCGTTTGCTGCCCATCTTTGAGCGCTGGAAACCACTCTTGCCCCATGGTGGGCCAATTCCTGCGGAAGCAGAGCCATACTTCTCTCCAGCGTTCCTCTGGGCTCGCCTGCCACTGGGTGAATCTTCAGATGCACTAATTAGCAGCACTCTATTCGATGCTTTTGCTGAGTACCTCAATCTCTACGTCGATCTAGTGCGCGAAGCACAACCGGTAGCAGAAGAGCGCTCAAGGTTTCTGCTTGATGGCCAACGGCGCTACACCCACTATCGCGCAGAGAAGGATCCCGCGCGCGGAATGCTCAGCCGCTTCCACGGTGCCGAGTGGACCGAAGCTTATATCCACGATGTGTTATTTGATCTGGATCGTCACTACCCTGCATAG
- a CDS encoding ferrochelatase, whose amino-acid sequence MSKVCGKVGVLLLNLGGPERIQDVGPFLYNLFADPEIIRLPNPALQKPLAWLVSSLRAGKSQQAYRSIGGGSPLRRITEQQARELQSTLRQRGIEATSYVAMRYWHPFTESAVAEIKADGIDQVVVLPLYPHFSISTSGSSFRELQRLRQADPAFARLPIRCIRSYYDDPGYIGAMAELIAREISACPEPATAHVFFSAHGVPKSYVEEAGDPYQQEIEACARLIMERLERDLGHANPFTLAYQSRVGPVEWLKPYTDDALHELGESGVKDLVVVPISFVSEHIETLEEIDIEYREIATEAGITNFRRVPALDTSPAFIDGLAHLVQHALEGPEVNLDQAAALPTKVKLYPQDKWAWGWNNSSEVWNGRLAMVGFSAFLLELISGRGPLHTLGLL is encoded by the coding sequence ATGTCCAAGGTGTGCGGCAAGGTCGGCGTGCTGTTGCTGAACCTCGGCGGCCCTGAGCGCATCCAGGACGTCGGTCCCTTCCTCTACAACCTGTTCGCCGATCCGGAGATCATCCGGCTGCCGAACCCGGCCCTGCAGAAGCCCCTGGCCTGGTTGGTCAGCAGCCTGCGGGCCGGCAAGTCGCAGCAGGCCTACCGCTCGATCGGCGGCGGTTCTCCGCTGCGGCGCATCACCGAGCAGCAGGCCCGGGAGCTGCAGAGCACCCTGCGCCAGCGGGGCATCGAGGCCACCAGCTACGTGGCGATGCGCTACTGGCATCCGTTCACCGAGTCGGCCGTGGCCGAAATCAAGGCCGACGGCATCGATCAGGTGGTGGTGCTGCCGCTCTACCCCCACTTCTCGATCAGCACCAGCGGCTCCAGCTTCCGCGAGCTGCAGCGCCTGCGCCAGGCCGATCCCGCCTTCGCCCGCCTGCCGATCCGCTGCATCCGCAGCTACTACGACGACCCCGGCTACATCGGCGCCATGGCCGAGTTGATCGCCCGCGAGATCAGCGCCTGCCCTGAACCCGCCACGGCCCATGTGTTCTTCAGCGCCCACGGCGTCCCCAAGAGCTATGTGGAGGAGGCGGGCGATCCCTACCAGCAGGAGATCGAGGCTTGCGCCCGGCTGATCATGGAGCGGCTGGAGCGGGATCTCGGCCACGCCAACCCGTTCACCCTCGCCTATCAGAGCCGCGTCGGCCCGGTGGAGTGGCTGAAGCCCTACACCGATGACGCCCTGCATGAACTGGGGGAATCGGGGGTGAAGGACCTGGTGGTGGTGCCGATCAGTTTCGTGAGCGAGCACATCGAAACGCTCGAAGAGATCGACATCGAGTACCGCGAGATCGCCACCGAAGCAGGCATCACCAACTTCCGGCGCGTGCCGGCGCTGGACACCAGCCCCGCCTTCATCGATGGCCTCGCCCACCTGGTGCAACACGCCCTCGAAGGCCCGGAAGTGAACCTGGATCAGGCGGCGGCCCTGCCCACCAAGGTGAAGCTCTATCCCCAGGACAAGTGGGCCTGGGGCTGGAACAACAGCTCGGAGGTTTGGAATGGTCGCTTGGCGATGGTGGGTTTTTCCGCTTTCCTGCTGGAGCTGATCAGCGGACGGGGCCCCCTCCATACGCTCGGCCTGCTTTGA